From Aythya fuligula isolate bAytFul2 chromosome 20, bAytFul2.pri, whole genome shotgun sequence, a single genomic window includes:
- the SYNRG gene encoding synergin gamma isoform X6, whose product MFPVAGGLGPPQGMIPMQQQGFPMVPVMQSNMPGMMGMNYGSQMPPGPMAMQGGMPLGPMPAAGMPYMGQASFLGMRPAAPQYTPDMQKQFAEEQQKRFEHQQKFLEEERKRRQFEEQKQKLRLLSSVKPKAGEKSRDDALEAIKGNLDGFSRDAKMHPTPASHPKKPGVGVFPSQDPIQQMLPPWIYNDSLVPELYKKILETTLTPAGIDTAKLYPILMSSGLPRETLGQIWALANRTTPGKLTKEELYSVLAMIAVTQRGIPAVSPDVLNQFPAAPVPTLTGFPMPLPATVSQQPLMPSGPPPVSMPLSIGPAVIGMNITAPAGGAAAQPSGAFMPSYPPSQVVKPEDDDFQEFQDASKSGSLDETFTDFQGDGAGSSKATSSQHRSSVPSLLMPLPGNKTLSSTDKYAVFKGIAAEKPESTATFGDCGDKYSAFRELEQPSETKYIGDNLAEFKSAATDDGFTDFKTADSIPPLEPPTKDKTFPTSFPSLPIQSKQQTQAKPSLNLADLDLFSSTGENKQLSFPPAFNASKSSSSFPPPPLPSTTAQPAPSKSSSLADEFGEFNLFGEFSNCTSASGQDDFADFMAFNNSSGFSEQKPDDKYNALKLEASPVPQPGSSASTVKSGQNSATSATPTKYDIFKQLSLEGSGAGFEEGKDNTLSSVKSDDDFADFHSNKFSSTCSSTDKSLVDKVAAFKQAKEDSASVKSLDLPSIGGSSVGKEDSEDALSVQFDMKLADVGGDLKHVMSDSSLDLPTVSGQHPPAADIDDLKCAPFGSYNSGSAVSSLASYDWSDKEDIHQSKKFSSFVQASGSGSSAATSVLQKKETLFGSSENITMTTVSKVTTFSSEDALQDVSFAAFANFKDSGPISSGPSDDDIGDFGDFARPSSEAQDAAADTSQEADFLASGISSEMRRESTDDFGEFQSEKPKISKFDFLVATSQGKMKSSEEMIKSELATFDLSVQGSHKRSLSLGDREISRSSPLPVLEQPFRDRSNTLSEKPALPVIRDKYKDLTGEVEESERYAYEWQRCLESALQVIKKANDTLNGISSSSVCTEVIQSAQGMEYLLGVVEVYRVTKRVELGIKATAVCSEKLQQLLKDIDKVWNNLISFMSLAALTPDENSLDFSSCMLRPGIKNAQDLACGVCLLNVDSRSKKEEKPVEELPRKAFNSETDNFKLAYGGHQYHASCANFWINCVEPKPPGLILPDLL is encoded by the exons ATGTTTCCTGTCGCAGGTGGCTTGGGCCCCCCTCAAG GGATGATTCCTATGCAACAGCAAGGATTTCCAATGGTTCCTGTCATGCAGTCCAACATGCCAGGCATGATGGGAATGAATTACGGGTCTCAGATGCCTCCCGGACCTATGGCCATGCAG GGGGGCATGCCCTTGGGTCCGATGCCGGCAGCTGGAATGCCTTACATGGGCCAGGCTTCTTTCCTGGGAATGCGTCCAGCAGCCCCGCAGTACACCCCTGACATGCAGAAGCAGTTTGCAGAAGAACAGCA aaagagGTTTGAGCATCAGCAGAAGTTCTTAGAAGAAGAACGAAAGCGGCGCCAGTTTGAAGAGCAGAAGCAAAAGTTGCGGCTCCTGAGCAGTGTGAAACCTAAG GCAGGTGAAAAAAGCAGGGATGATGCACTGGAAGCCATTAAAGGAAATTTAGATGGTTTTTCTAGAGATGCTAAGATGCACCCAACACCAGCATCACACCCAAAAAAGCCAG GAGTTGGAGTATTCCCTTCACAGGACCCAATTCAGCAAATGTTGCCTCCTTGGATTTACAACGATAGTTTGGTCCCAG AGCTGTATAAGAAAATTTTAGAAACCACTTTGACTCCTGCTGGAATAGATACAGCTAAGCTGTATCCCATCCTGATGTCATCTGGATTGCCCAGAGAGACTCTTGGACAAATATGGGCTTTAGCCAACCGTACCACCCCTGGGAAGCTCACGAAAGAAGAGCTGTACTCCGTCCTGGCTATGATAGCAGTAACACAG AGAGGAATACCTGCAGTGAGTCCTGATGTGTTAAACCAGTTTCCAGCTGCCCCTGTCCCCACTTTAACTGGATTTCCGATGCCGCTGCCTGCCACAGTAAGCCAGCAGCCTCTGATGCCCTCTGGACCACCACCTGTCTCCATGCCTCTTAGCATCGGACCAGCTGTGATAGGAATGAACATAACGGCACCAGCGggtggagctgcagcacagccttcgGGAGCTTTCATGCCATCCTACCCACCAAGTCAG GTAGTAAAACCAGAAGATGATGACTTCCAAGAGTTTCAAGATGCTTCAAAGTCTGGCTCACTAGATGAAACTTTCACTGATTTCCAAGGGGATGGAGCTGGCTCCTCCAAAGCAACCAGTTCACAGCATCGGAGCAG tgttcCTTCTTTACTAATGCCACTCCCAGGTAATAAGACACTCTCATCAACTGATAAGTATGCTGTGTTTAAAGGAATTGCAGCTGAGAAGCCTGAAAGTACAGCTACTTTTGgag ACTGTGGGGACAAGTATAGTGCTTTCCGTGAATTAGAACAACCATCAGAGACCAAATACATAG GAGATAACCTTGCAGAATTCAAGTCTGCAGCAACCGATGATGGcttcacagattttaaaactgcCGACAGTATCCCACCATTAGAGCCGCCTACAAAAGACAAAACTTTCCCTACATCCTTCCCTTCTTTACCTATTCAGtcaaaacagcaaacacaagCTAAGCCCTCTTTGAATCTAGCAGACTTGGatcttttttcctctactgGAGAAAACAAGCAGCTCTCCTTCCCGCCTGCATTTAACGCATCAAAATcgtcctcctcctttcctccaccACCACTTCCATCTACCACTGCGCAGCCAGCACCTAGCAAAAGTTCGAGCTTAGCTGATGAGTTTGGAGAGTTCAACCTTTTTGGGGAATTTTCTAATTGCACATCAGCCAGTGGACAAGATGACTTTGCAGATTTTATGGCTTTCAACAATAGCAGTGGATTTTCTGAACAAAAACCAGACGACAAATACAATGCACTTAAGCTAGAGGCCAGCCCTGTTCCTCAGCCCGGCTCATCTGCCAGCACGGTGAAGAGTGGGCAGAATTCAGCCACCTCTGCTACGCCCACCAAATACGATATCTTCAAACAGCTTTCTCTGGAAGGCTCTGGAGCAggctttgaggaggggaaggacaACACGCTTTCCTCAGTGAAGAGCGACGATGATTTTGCTGACTTTCACTCCAACAAGTTTTCTTCCAcgtgcagcagcacagataaGTCCCTGGTGGACAAAGTCGCAGCTTTCAAGCAGGCCAAAGAAGACTCTGCGTCAGTGAAGTCTCTGGATCTCCCGTCTATTGGCGGCAGCAGTGTTGGCAAGGAGGATTCTGAAGATGCGTTGTCTGTTCAGTTTGACATGAAACTGGCTGATGTGGGAGGAGATCTTAAGCATGTCATGTCTGATAGCTCTTTGGATTTGCCTACAGTTAGTGGCCAGCAtccaccagcagcag atATAGATGACTTAAAATGTGCCCCCTTTGGAAGCTATAACAGTGGGTCTGCAGTCAGCAGCCTGGCAAGCTACGACTGGTCCGACAAAGAAGACATTCACCAGAGCAAGAAGTTCTCCTCCTTTGTCCAGGCTTCGGGAAGCGGATCCTCTGCAGCTACCTCTGTTCTTCAGAAGAAGGAGACTTTGTTTGGCAGTTCAGAAAACATTACCATGACAACCGTTTCCAAAGTGACAACCTTTTCTAGCGAGGATGCATTGCAGGATGTTTCgtttgcagcctttgcaaactTTAAGGACTCCGGACCAATATCCAGCGGTCCAAGTGATGATGACATTGGAGACTTTGGTGATTTTGCAAGACCTTCATCAGAAGCGCAGGATGCAGCAGCCGACACAAGTCAAGAGGCAGACTTCCTTGCTAGTGGCATCTCTTCTGAAATGCGCAGGGAGTCCACGGATGACTTTGGAGAATTCCAAAGTGAAAAGCCAAAAATTAGCAAATTTGACTTCTTGGTGGCAACTTCCCAAGGCAAGATGAAATCTAGTGAAGAAATGATCAAGAGTGAGCTGGCTACCTTTGACCTGTCTGTTCAAG GGTCTCATAAAAGGAGTTTAAGCCTAGGTGACAGAGAAATAAGCCGCTCTTCACCTCTACCGGTTTTGGAGCAGCCGTTCAGAGATCGTTCAAACACCCTCAGTGAGAAACCGGCCTTGCCTGTCATCAGAGACAAATACAAAGACCTGACCGGGGAAGTTGAG gAAAGTGAGAGATATGCGTATGAATGGCAAAGATGCTTGGAGAGTGCCCTGCAA GTCATAAAGAAAGCAAACGATACCTTAAATGGAATAAGCAGTTCATCTGTTTGCACTGAAGTTATCCAGTCTGCTCAAGGCATGGAATATTTACTAG GGGTTGTTGAAGTCTATAGAGTAACAAAGAGAGTTGAACTGGGTATCAAAGCAACAGCTGTCTGTAGCGAGAAACTCCAACAGCTGCTGAAGGACATTGACAAAGTATGGAACAACCTAATAAGCTTCATGTCACTTGCTGCTTTAACG CCAGATGAAAACTCACTGGATTTCTCTTCTTGTATGCTGCGTCCAGGGATTAAAAATGCCCAAGATCTTGCCTGTGGAGTGTGCCTCCTAAATGTGGACTCAAGAAGTAAA aaagaagagaaacctGTGGAAGAGCTTCCTAGAAAA GCCTTTAATTCAGAAACGGATAATTTTAAGCTGGCATATGGAGGGCACCAATACCACGCCAGCTGTGCAAACTTCTGGATCAACTGCGTGGAGCCAAAGCCTCCGGGTCTCATTTTGCCCGACCTGCTCTGA
- the SYNRG gene encoding synergin gamma isoform X5: MFPVAGGLGPPQGMIPMQQQGFPMVPVMQSNMPGMMGMNYGSQMPPGPMAMQGGMPLGPMPAAGMPYMGQASFLGMRPAAPQYTPDMQKQFAEEQQKRFEHQQKFLEEERKRRQFEEQKQKLRLLSSVKPKAGEKSRDDALEAIKGNLDGFSRDAKMHPTPASHPKKPGSSLEKVLDNGSNESEQEQTKLKTSEVGHKASAARQVRPSLGINDWDVVGGHESGTTAAEAHKASDQNIAVEECGVGVFPSQDPIQQMLPPWIYNDSLVPELYKKILETTLTPAGIDTAKLYPILMSSGLPRETLGQIWALANRTTPGKLTKEELYSVLAMIAVTQRGIPAVSPDVLNQFPAAPVPTLTGFPMPLPATVSQQPLMPSGPPPVSMPLSIGPAVIGMNITAPAGGAAAQPSGAFMPSYPPSQVVKPEDDDFQEFQDASKSGSLDETFTDFQGDGAGSSKATSSQHRSSVPSLLMPLPGNKTLSSTDKYAVFKGIAAEKPESTATFGDCGDKYSAFRELEQPSETKYIGDNLAEFKSAATDDGFTDFKTADSIPPLEPPTKDKTFPTSFPSLPIQSKQQTQAKPSLNLADLDLFSSTGENKQLSFPPAFNASKSSSSFPPPPLPSTTAQPAPSKSSSLADEFGEFNLFGEFSNCTSASGQDDFADFMAFNNSSGFSEQKPDDKYNALKLEASPVPQPGSSASTVKSGQNSATSATPTKYDIFKQLSLEGSGAGFEEGKDNTLSSVKSDDDFADFHSNKFSSTCSSTDKSLVDKVAAFKQAKEDSASVKSLDLPSIGGSSVGKEDSEDALSVQFDMKLADVGGDLKHVMSDSSLDLPTVSGQHPPAADIDDLKCAPFGSYNSGSAVSSLASYDWSDKEDIHQSKKFSSFVQASGSGSSAATSVLQKKETLFGSSENITMTTVSKVTTFSSEDALQDVSFAAFANFKDSGPISSGPSDDDIGDFGDFARPSSEAQDAAADTSQEADFLASGISSEMRRESTDDFGEFQSEKPKISKFDFLVATSQGKMKSSEEMIKSELATFDLSVQGSHKRSLSLGDREISRSSPLPVLEQPFRDRSNTLSEKPALPVIRDKYKDLTGEVEESERYAYEWQRCLESALQVIKKANDTLNGISSSSVCTEVIQSAQGMEYLLGVVEVYRVTKRVELGIKATAVCSEKLQQLLKDIDKVWNNLISFMSLAALTPDENSLDFSSCMLRPGIKNAQDLACGVCLLNVDSRSKKEEKPVEELPRKAFNSETDNFKLAYGGHQYHASCANFWINCVEPKPPGLILPDLL; this comes from the exons ATGTTTCCTGTCGCAGGTGGCTTGGGCCCCCCTCAAG GGATGATTCCTATGCAACAGCAAGGATTTCCAATGGTTCCTGTCATGCAGTCCAACATGCCAGGCATGATGGGAATGAATTACGGGTCTCAGATGCCTCCCGGACCTATGGCCATGCAG GGGGGCATGCCCTTGGGTCCGATGCCGGCAGCTGGAATGCCTTACATGGGCCAGGCTTCTTTCCTGGGAATGCGTCCAGCAGCCCCGCAGTACACCCCTGACATGCAGAAGCAGTTTGCAGAAGAACAGCA aaagagGTTTGAGCATCAGCAGAAGTTCTTAGAAGAAGAACGAAAGCGGCGCCAGTTTGAAGAGCAGAAGCAAAAGTTGCGGCTCCTGAGCAGTGTGAAACCTAAG GCAGGTGAAAAAAGCAGGGATGATGCACTGGAAGCCATTAAAGGAAATTTAGATGGTTTTTCTAGAGATGCTAAGATGCACCCAACACCAGCATCACACCCAAAAAAGCCAG GCTCTTCCTTGGAGAAAGTCTTAGATAATGGCTCAAATGAATCTGAACAAGAGCAAACCAAACTTAAAACATCTGAAGTTGGGCACAAAGCCTCAGCTGCGAGACAAGTTCGCCCCAGTCTAGGCATCAATGACTGGGATGTTGTAGGTGGACACGAAAGTGGTACCACAGCTGCAGAGGCGCACAAGGCTTCAGACCAAAACATAGCAGTTGAAGAGTGTG GAGTTGGAGTATTCCCTTCACAGGACCCAATTCAGCAAATGTTGCCTCCTTGGATTTACAACGATAGTTTGGTCCCAG AGCTGTATAAGAAAATTTTAGAAACCACTTTGACTCCTGCTGGAATAGATACAGCTAAGCTGTATCCCATCCTGATGTCATCTGGATTGCCCAGAGAGACTCTTGGACAAATATGGGCTTTAGCCAACCGTACCACCCCTGGGAAGCTCACGAAAGAAGAGCTGTACTCCGTCCTGGCTATGATAGCAGTAACACAG AGAGGAATACCTGCAGTGAGTCCTGATGTGTTAAACCAGTTTCCAGCTGCCCCTGTCCCCACTTTAACTGGATTTCCGATGCCGCTGCCTGCCACAGTAAGCCAGCAGCCTCTGATGCCCTCTGGACCACCACCTGTCTCCATGCCTCTTAGCATCGGACCAGCTGTGATAGGAATGAACATAACGGCACCAGCGggtggagctgcagcacagccttcgGGAGCTTTCATGCCATCCTACCCACCAAGTCAG GTAGTAAAACCAGAAGATGATGACTTCCAAGAGTTTCAAGATGCTTCAAAGTCTGGCTCACTAGATGAAACTTTCACTGATTTCCAAGGGGATGGAGCTGGCTCCTCCAAAGCAACCAGTTCACAGCATCGGAGCAG tgttcCTTCTTTACTAATGCCACTCCCAGGTAATAAGACACTCTCATCAACTGATAAGTATGCTGTGTTTAAAGGAATTGCAGCTGAGAAGCCTGAAAGTACAGCTACTTTTGgag ACTGTGGGGACAAGTATAGTGCTTTCCGTGAATTAGAACAACCATCAGAGACCAAATACATAG GAGATAACCTTGCAGAATTCAAGTCTGCAGCAACCGATGATGGcttcacagattttaaaactgcCGACAGTATCCCACCATTAGAGCCGCCTACAAAAGACAAAACTTTCCCTACATCCTTCCCTTCTTTACCTATTCAGtcaaaacagcaaacacaagCTAAGCCCTCTTTGAATCTAGCAGACTTGGatcttttttcctctactgGAGAAAACAAGCAGCTCTCCTTCCCGCCTGCATTTAACGCATCAAAATcgtcctcctcctttcctccaccACCACTTCCATCTACCACTGCGCAGCCAGCACCTAGCAAAAGTTCGAGCTTAGCTGATGAGTTTGGAGAGTTCAACCTTTTTGGGGAATTTTCTAATTGCACATCAGCCAGTGGACAAGATGACTTTGCAGATTTTATGGCTTTCAACAATAGCAGTGGATTTTCTGAACAAAAACCAGACGACAAATACAATGCACTTAAGCTAGAGGCCAGCCCTGTTCCTCAGCCCGGCTCATCTGCCAGCACGGTGAAGAGTGGGCAGAATTCAGCCACCTCTGCTACGCCCACCAAATACGATATCTTCAAACAGCTTTCTCTGGAAGGCTCTGGAGCAggctttgaggaggggaaggacaACACGCTTTCCTCAGTGAAGAGCGACGATGATTTTGCTGACTTTCACTCCAACAAGTTTTCTTCCAcgtgcagcagcacagataaGTCCCTGGTGGACAAAGTCGCAGCTTTCAAGCAGGCCAAAGAAGACTCTGCGTCAGTGAAGTCTCTGGATCTCCCGTCTATTGGCGGCAGCAGTGTTGGCAAGGAGGATTCTGAAGATGCGTTGTCTGTTCAGTTTGACATGAAACTGGCTGATGTGGGAGGAGATCTTAAGCATGTCATGTCTGATAGCTCTTTGGATTTGCCTACAGTTAGTGGCCAGCAtccaccagcagcag atATAGATGACTTAAAATGTGCCCCCTTTGGAAGCTATAACAGTGGGTCTGCAGTCAGCAGCCTGGCAAGCTACGACTGGTCCGACAAAGAAGACATTCACCAGAGCAAGAAGTTCTCCTCCTTTGTCCAGGCTTCGGGAAGCGGATCCTCTGCAGCTACCTCTGTTCTTCAGAAGAAGGAGACTTTGTTTGGCAGTTCAGAAAACATTACCATGACAACCGTTTCCAAAGTGACAACCTTTTCTAGCGAGGATGCATTGCAGGATGTTTCgtttgcagcctttgcaaactTTAAGGACTCCGGACCAATATCCAGCGGTCCAAGTGATGATGACATTGGAGACTTTGGTGATTTTGCAAGACCTTCATCAGAAGCGCAGGATGCAGCAGCCGACACAAGTCAAGAGGCAGACTTCCTTGCTAGTGGCATCTCTTCTGAAATGCGCAGGGAGTCCACGGATGACTTTGGAGAATTCCAAAGTGAAAAGCCAAAAATTAGCAAATTTGACTTCTTGGTGGCAACTTCCCAAGGCAAGATGAAATCTAGTGAAGAAATGATCAAGAGTGAGCTGGCTACCTTTGACCTGTCTGTTCAAG GGTCTCATAAAAGGAGTTTAAGCCTAGGTGACAGAGAAATAAGCCGCTCTTCACCTCTACCGGTTTTGGAGCAGCCGTTCAGAGATCGTTCAAACACCCTCAGTGAGAAACCGGCCTTGCCTGTCATCAGAGACAAATACAAAGACCTGACCGGGGAAGTTGAG gAAAGTGAGAGATATGCGTATGAATGGCAAAGATGCTTGGAGAGTGCCCTGCAA GTCATAAAGAAAGCAAACGATACCTTAAATGGAATAAGCAGTTCATCTGTTTGCACTGAAGTTATCCAGTCTGCTCAAGGCATGGAATATTTACTAG GGGTTGTTGAAGTCTATAGAGTAACAAAGAGAGTTGAACTGGGTATCAAAGCAACAGCTGTCTGTAGCGAGAAACTCCAACAGCTGCTGAAGGACATTGACAAAGTATGGAACAACCTAATAAGCTTCATGTCACTTGCTGCTTTAACG CCAGATGAAAACTCACTGGATTTCTCTTCTTGTATGCTGCGTCCAGGGATTAAAAATGCCCAAGATCTTGCCTGTGGAGTGTGCCTCCTAAATGTGGACTCAAGAAGTAAA aaagaagagaaacctGTGGAAGAGCTTCCTAGAAAA GCCTTTAATTCAGAAACGGATAATTTTAAGCTGGCATATGGAGGGCACCAATACCACGCCAGCTGTGCAAACTTCTGGATCAACTGCGTGGAGCCAAAGCCTCCGGGTCTCATTTTGCCCGACCTGCTCTGA
- the SYNRG gene encoding synergin gamma isoform X7, whose product MFPVAGGLGPPQGMIPMQQQGFPMVPVMQSNMPGMMGMNYGSQMPPGPMAMQGGMPLGPMPAAGMPYMGQASFLGMRPAAPQYTPDMQKQFAEEQQKRFEHQQKFLEEERKRRQFEEQKQKLRLLSSVKPKAGEKSRDDALEAIKGNLDGFSRDAKMHPTPASHPKKPGVGVFPSQDPIQQMLPPWIYNDSLVPELYKKILETTLTPAGIDTAKLYPILMSSGLPRETLGQIWALANRTTPGKLTKEELYSVLAMIAVTQRGIPAVSPDVLNQFPAAPVPTLTGFPMPLPATVSQQPLMPSGPPPVSMPLSIGPAVIGMNITAPAGGAAAQPSGAFMPSYPPSQVVKPEDDDFQEFQDASKSGSLDETFTDFQGDGAGSSKATSSQHRSSVPSLLMPLPGNKTLSSTDKYAVFKGIAAEKPESTATFGDCGDKYSAFRELEQPSETKYIGDNLAEFKSAATDDGFTDFKTADSIPPLEPPTKDKTFPTSFPSLPIQSKQQTQAKPSLNLADLDLFSSTGENKQLSFPPAFNASKSSSSFPPPPLPSTTAQPAPSKSSSLADEFGEFNLFGEFSNCTSASGQDDFADFMAFNNSSGFSEQKPDDKYNALKLEASPVPQPGSSASTVKSGQNSATSATPTKYDIFKQLSLEGSGAGFEEGKDNTLSSVKSDDDFADFHSNKFSSTCSSTDKSLVDKVAAFKQAKEDSASVKSLDLPSIGGSSVGKEDSEDALSVQFDMKLADVGGDLKHVMSDSSLDLPTVSGQHPPAADIDDLKCAPFGSYNSGSAVSSLASYDWSDKEDIHQSKKFSSFVQASGSGSSAATSVLQKKETLFGSSENITMTTVSKVTTFSSEDALQDVSFAAFANFKDSGPISSGPSDDDIGDFGDFARPSSEAQDAAADTSQEADFLASGISSEMRRESTDDFGEFQSEKPKISKFDFLVATSQGKMKSSEEMIKSELATFDLSVQGSHKRSLSLGDREISRSSPLPVLEQPFRDRSNTLSEKPALPVIRDKYKDLTGEVEESERYAYEWQRCLESALQVIKKANDTLNGISSSSVCTEVIQSAQGMEYLLGVVEVYRVTKRVELGIKATAVCSEKLQQLLKDIDKVWNNLISFMSLAALTPDENSLDFSSCMLRPGIKNAQDLACGVCLLNVDSRSKAFNSETDNFKLAYGGHQYHASCANFWINCVEPKPPGLILPDLL is encoded by the exons ATGTTTCCTGTCGCAGGTGGCTTGGGCCCCCCTCAAG GGATGATTCCTATGCAACAGCAAGGATTTCCAATGGTTCCTGTCATGCAGTCCAACATGCCAGGCATGATGGGAATGAATTACGGGTCTCAGATGCCTCCCGGACCTATGGCCATGCAG GGGGGCATGCCCTTGGGTCCGATGCCGGCAGCTGGAATGCCTTACATGGGCCAGGCTTCTTTCCTGGGAATGCGTCCAGCAGCCCCGCAGTACACCCCTGACATGCAGAAGCAGTTTGCAGAAGAACAGCA aaagagGTTTGAGCATCAGCAGAAGTTCTTAGAAGAAGAACGAAAGCGGCGCCAGTTTGAAGAGCAGAAGCAAAAGTTGCGGCTCCTGAGCAGTGTGAAACCTAAG GCAGGTGAAAAAAGCAGGGATGATGCACTGGAAGCCATTAAAGGAAATTTAGATGGTTTTTCTAGAGATGCTAAGATGCACCCAACACCAGCATCACACCCAAAAAAGCCAG GAGTTGGAGTATTCCCTTCACAGGACCCAATTCAGCAAATGTTGCCTCCTTGGATTTACAACGATAGTTTGGTCCCAG AGCTGTATAAGAAAATTTTAGAAACCACTTTGACTCCTGCTGGAATAGATACAGCTAAGCTGTATCCCATCCTGATGTCATCTGGATTGCCCAGAGAGACTCTTGGACAAATATGGGCTTTAGCCAACCGTACCACCCCTGGGAAGCTCACGAAAGAAGAGCTGTACTCCGTCCTGGCTATGATAGCAGTAACACAG AGAGGAATACCTGCAGTGAGTCCTGATGTGTTAAACCAGTTTCCAGCTGCCCCTGTCCCCACTTTAACTGGATTTCCGATGCCGCTGCCTGCCACAGTAAGCCAGCAGCCTCTGATGCCCTCTGGACCACCACCTGTCTCCATGCCTCTTAGCATCGGACCAGCTGTGATAGGAATGAACATAACGGCACCAGCGggtggagctgcagcacagccttcgGGAGCTTTCATGCCATCCTACCCACCAAGTCAG GTAGTAAAACCAGAAGATGATGACTTCCAAGAGTTTCAAGATGCTTCAAAGTCTGGCTCACTAGATGAAACTTTCACTGATTTCCAAGGGGATGGAGCTGGCTCCTCCAAAGCAACCAGTTCACAGCATCGGAGCAG tgttcCTTCTTTACTAATGCCACTCCCAGGTAATAAGACACTCTCATCAACTGATAAGTATGCTGTGTTTAAAGGAATTGCAGCTGAGAAGCCTGAAAGTACAGCTACTTTTGgag ACTGTGGGGACAAGTATAGTGCTTTCCGTGAATTAGAACAACCATCAGAGACCAAATACATAG GAGATAACCTTGCAGAATTCAAGTCTGCAGCAACCGATGATGGcttcacagattttaaaactgcCGACAGTATCCCACCATTAGAGCCGCCTACAAAAGACAAAACTTTCCCTACATCCTTCCCTTCTTTACCTATTCAGtcaaaacagcaaacacaagCTAAGCCCTCTTTGAATCTAGCAGACTTGGatcttttttcctctactgGAGAAAACAAGCAGCTCTCCTTCCCGCCTGCATTTAACGCATCAAAATcgtcctcctcctttcctccaccACCACTTCCATCTACCACTGCGCAGCCAGCACCTAGCAAAAGTTCGAGCTTAGCTGATGAGTTTGGAGAGTTCAACCTTTTTGGGGAATTTTCTAATTGCACATCAGCCAGTGGACAAGATGACTTTGCAGATTTTATGGCTTTCAACAATAGCAGTGGATTTTCTGAACAAAAACCAGACGACAAATACAATGCACTTAAGCTAGAGGCCAGCCCTGTTCCTCAGCCCGGCTCATCTGCCAGCACGGTGAAGAGTGGGCAGAATTCAGCCACCTCTGCTACGCCCACCAAATACGATATCTTCAAACAGCTTTCTCTGGAAGGCTCTGGAGCAggctttgaggaggggaaggacaACACGCTTTCCTCAGTGAAGAGCGACGATGATTTTGCTGACTTTCACTCCAACAAGTTTTCTTCCAcgtgcagcagcacagataaGTCCCTGGTGGACAAAGTCGCAGCTTTCAAGCAGGCCAAAGAAGACTCTGCGTCAGTGAAGTCTCTGGATCTCCCGTCTATTGGCGGCAGCAGTGTTGGCAAGGAGGATTCTGAAGATGCGTTGTCTGTTCAGTTTGACATGAAACTGGCTGATGTGGGAGGAGATCTTAAGCATGTCATGTCTGATAGCTCTTTGGATTTGCCTACAGTTAGTGGCCAGCAtccaccagcagcag atATAGATGACTTAAAATGTGCCCCCTTTGGAAGCTATAACAGTGGGTCTGCAGTCAGCAGCCTGGCAAGCTACGACTGGTCCGACAAAGAAGACATTCACCAGAGCAAGAAGTTCTCCTCCTTTGTCCAGGCTTCGGGAAGCGGATCCTCTGCAGCTACCTCTGTTCTTCAGAAGAAGGAGACTTTGTTTGGCAGTTCAGAAAACATTACCATGACAACCGTTTCCAAAGTGACAACCTTTTCTAGCGAGGATGCATTGCAGGATGTTTCgtttgcagcctttgcaaactTTAAGGACTCCGGACCAATATCCAGCGGTCCAAGTGATGATGACATTGGAGACTTTGGTGATTTTGCAAGACCTTCATCAGAAGCGCAGGATGCAGCAGCCGACACAAGTCAAGAGGCAGACTTCCTTGCTAGTGGCATCTCTTCTGAAATGCGCAGGGAGTCCACGGATGACTTTGGAGAATTCCAAAGTGAAAAGCCAAAAATTAGCAAATTTGACTTCTTGGTGGCAACTTCCCAAGGCAAGATGAAATCTAGTGAAGAAATGATCAAGAGTGAGCTGGCTACCTTTGACCTGTCTGTTCAAG GGTCTCATAAAAGGAGTTTAAGCCTAGGTGACAGAGAAATAAGCCGCTCTTCACCTCTACCGGTTTTGGAGCAGCCGTTCAGAGATCGTTCAAACACCCTCAGTGAGAAACCGGCCTTGCCTGTCATCAGAGACAAATACAAAGACCTGACCGGGGAAGTTGAG gAAAGTGAGAGATATGCGTATGAATGGCAAAGATGCTTGGAGAGTGCCCTGCAA GTCATAAAGAAAGCAAACGATACCTTAAATGGAATAAGCAGTTCATCTGTTTGCACTGAAGTTATCCAGTCTGCTCAAGGCATGGAATATTTACTAG GGGTTGTTGAAGTCTATAGAGTAACAAAGAGAGTTGAACTGGGTATCAAAGCAACAGCTGTCTGTAGCGAGAAACTCCAACAGCTGCTGAAGGACATTGACAAAGTATGGAACAACCTAATAAGCTTCATGTCACTTGCTGCTTTAACG CCAGATGAAAACTCACTGGATTTCTCTTCTTGTATGCTGCGTCCAGGGATTAAAAATGCCCAAGATCTTGCCTGTGGAGTGTGCCTCCTAAATGTGGACTCAAGAAGTAAA GCCTTTAATTCAGAAACGGATAATTTTAAGCTGGCATATGGAGGGCACCAATACCACGCCAGCTGTGCAAACTTCTGGATCAACTGCGTGGAGCCAAAGCCTCCGGGTCTCATTTTGCCCGACCTGCTCTGA